The following coding sequences lie in one Drosophila sulfurigaster albostrigata strain 15112-1811.04 chromosome 2R, ASM2355843v2, whole genome shotgun sequence genomic window:
- the LOC133838892 gene encoding tabinhibitin 6 isoform X1, whose product MNSCWRTFVAIALIWASEVFLVHADGNSTAEESTTPKVTTSLPPKDEDLLGDTYQPTQNYCDPSLCENKVHVACERHKSRKLITEYYSKACPRAARWLALEDDTKTLILDTINGMRDKVAHGGFDAFLPAIRMASVQWDDELAYIAKHNVLKCRLHRDHCRNTARYKNVGQTVAFREVRPGRGDTTDKAIVRMIQLWFKEHEVATMADMEAYKGRHGRPRENFYQLMMENSHKVGCATLLQMKNGWMKWFLCCNYAHGATLGKPIYKSSFKSGIGCQTGKHPEYENLCSPEEPYDEQTASTNSTTSPNSAVVKSRTNNPSPEEATAETANPDDRVVTTGYQNDTQSLAGPNNLSGNKRDININFNFFCFLEKTLVSQGATN is encoded by the exons atgaactCTTGCTGGAGAACGTTTGTGGCTATTGCTCTCATCTGGGCAAGTGAAGTGTTTCTAGTGCACGCGGATGGCAATTCGACTGCTGAAGAATCGACGACTCCTAAAGTAACAACGTCACTTCCACCCAAAGACGAGGATTTGCTGGGCGATACTTACCAACCAACCCAGAACTATTGTGATCCAAGTTTGTGCGAGAACAAAGTACATGTAGCTTGTGAACGACACAAAAGCCGCAAATTAATAACTGAA TATTATAGCAAAGCATGTCCCAGGGCTGCACGTTGGTTGGCCTTGGAGGATGACACCAAGACATTGATACTGGACACCATAAATGGGATGCGCGATAAGGTGGCACATGGTGGATTCGATGCCTTTCTGCCCGCCATTCGCATGGCCTCCGTGCAGTGGGACGACGAGTTGGCGTACATAGCCAAGCACAATGTGCTCAAATGTCGATTGCATCGCGACCATTGTCGCAATACCGCCAGGTACAAGAATGTTGGACAGACGGTTGCCTTTCGTGAAGTGCGTCCCGGGAGAGGTGACACGACCGATAAAGCCATTGTTCGTATGATCCAATTGTGGTTCAAAGAGCACGAAGTAGCAACAATGGCCGATATGGAAGCGTATAAAGGCAGACATGG TCGACCTAGAGAAAATTTCTATCAACTGATGATGGAGAATTCCCACAAAGTGGGCTGTGCCACTTTGCTGCAGATGAAGAATGGTTGGATGAAATGGTTCTTATGCTGTAATTATGCTCACGGAGCAACCCTTGGCAAGCCGATCTATAAGTCGAGCTTTAAATCTGGCATCGGCTGCCAAACAGGAAAACATCCTGAATATGAGAATCTTTGCTCCCCGGAGGAACCTTACGATGAACAAACTGCGTCGACAAATTCAACTACATCCCCAAATTCAGCTGTTGTTAAAAGTAGAACCAACAATCCCAGTCCAGAGGAGGCAACTGCTGAGACAGCTAATCCAGATGATCGCGTAGTAACAACTGGTTATCAGAATGATACGCAGAGTCTCGCTGGCCCAAATAATCTTTCTGGCAACAAAAGAGATATTAacattaactttaactttttttgttttcttgagAAGACGCTCGTCAGCCAAGGAGCGACGAATTGA
- the LOC133838891 gene encoding transcription factor E4F1 has protein sequence MSRNGVLTDEQSKLNARLEAHMVYICPECGKAFRTQVEWRQHLNTKHDYLNKTHVDFNFKQIDKNFHECQMCFKWVENAHKTIALLQYHYFMHLEHRQTYRCVHCRLAFTRRRALNDHLLGAHIKEIEKYEAKLKRTPQETKVPKTIAKGATLSSRPRDDLLEKALMDIDLQNDDQHEAAAGNKANANVNSISHSSDQALDRCLNAYEDFVRKEESQHRAPDDVLEAPGLEFLQHHTEEIETDKEVVIIEIDALGAEEMHKLQKKMKSEPEAETDTSPTRKRKRDSNQQTLDTSKDDMDQSMGGIANLITYLCPQCGKEIDNVSDWRRHVFKKHDFEHIIEHSFKIKDNHSVCLKCHEVQPTTKRLELQKHCFKHLPYRSYLKCRLCDRSKTSMPKMFHHIRYNHQDELQRKNKTQLLIKPEPKWGVKRKLENSVQDLTVNADDELVCKFCHKTFKTVWRFDRHATICKAQDAYMQVTTVDALLKHLKEGQIRLNAISRKIQLE, from the exons atgtCGCGAAACGGCGTGCTCACCGACGAGCAGAGCAAACTGAATGCTCGCTTGGAAGCACACATGGTCTACATATGCCCCGAATGTGGCAAAGCCTTTCGCACCCAAGTCGAGTGGCGACAACATTTAAACACA AAGCACGACTATCTAAATAAAACGCATgtcgatttcaatttcaaacaaattgataaaaactTTCACGAGTGCCAAATGTGCTTCAAATGGGTAGAGAATGCACATAAAACCATTGCGCTACTGCAATATCATTACTTCATGCATCTGGAGCATCGTCAGACGTATCGCTGTGTACACTGTCGGCTGGCTTTTACGCGGCGACGTGCTCTGAACGATCATTTGCTTGGCGCGCACATCAAGGAGATTGAGAAATATGAGGCGAAGTTAAAGCGCACGCCACAAGAAACCAAGGTTCCAAAGACGATCGCAAAGGGTGCAACGTTGTCGTCACGACCACGCGATGATCTGCTAGAGAAGGCGTTGATGGACATCGATCTGCAGAATGACGATCAACACGAAGCGGCAGCAGGCAATAAAGCTAATGCGAATGTCAATTCCATTTCACATTCCAGCGATCAAGCGCTTGATCGTTGCTTAAATGCTTACGAGGATTTTGTGCGCAAGGAGGAATCGCAGCACCGGGCACCAGATGATGTGTTAGAGGCACCAGGTTTGGAGTTTTTGCAGCACCATACTGAAGAGATCGAGACAGACAAAGAAGTGGTAATCATTGAGATAGATGCTCTGGGTGCTGAGGAAATGCATAAActacaaaagaaaatgaagaGTGAACCAGAGGCGGAAACCGATACAAGTCCAACGCGTAAACGCAAACGTGACAGCAACCAACAGACATTAGATACAAGCAAAGACGACATGGATCAATCAATGGGTGGCATCGCCAATTTAATAACTTACCTGTGTCCACAGTGCGGCAAGGAGATTGACAACGTGAGCGATTGGAGGCGACACGTGTTCAAGAAGCATGATTTTGAGCACATCATCGAGCACAGCTTTAAGATTAAGGATAACCATAGCGTTTGTCTCAAATGTCACGAGGTGCAGCCAACCACAAAACGTTTAGAGCTGCAAAAGCATTGTTTCAAACATCTGCCATATCGATCGTATCTAAAGTGTAGGCTTTGCGACCGCTCCAAGACGAGCATGCCCAAGATGTTCCACCACATACGCTACAACCATCAGGATGAGCTGCAGCGCAAGAACAAGACGCAACTGCTCATCAAACCAGAGCCCAAATGGGGCGTTAAGCGCAAGCTCGAGAATTCAGTGCAAGATCTTACAGTGAACGCGGATGATGAGCTCGTCTGTAAATTTTGccacaaaacatttaaaaccGTGTGGCGATTCGATCGTCACGCCACAATCTGCAAGGCACAGGATGCATATATGCAAGTAACGACTGTGGATGCTCTACTAAAGCATTTGAAAGAGGGACAAATACGATTAAATGCGATAAGCAGGAAAATTCAATTGGAATAG
- the LOC133838892 gene encoding antigen 5 like allergen Cul n 1 isoform X2 — MNSCWRTFVAIALIWASEVFLVHADGNSTAEESTTPKVTTSLPPKDEDLLGDTYQPTQNYCDPSLCENKVHVACERHKSRKLITEYYSKACPRAARWLALEDDTKTLILDTINGMRDKVAHGGFDAFLPAIRMASVQWDDELAYIAKHNVLKCRLHRDHCRNTARYKNVGQTVAFREVRPGRGDTTDKAIVRMIQLWFKEHEVATMADMEAYKGRHGRRSSAKERRIEIITSNHEVDVEVIPEKYQQMERMVRRSNRLRSAKRKHGASHHAHHRRAKH; from the exons atgaactCTTGCTGGAGAACGTTTGTGGCTATTGCTCTCATCTGGGCAAGTGAAGTGTTTCTAGTGCACGCGGATGGCAATTCGACTGCTGAAGAATCGACGACTCCTAAAGTAACAACGTCACTTCCACCCAAAGACGAGGATTTGCTGGGCGATACTTACCAACCAACCCAGAACTATTGTGATCCAAGTTTGTGCGAGAACAAAGTACATGTAGCTTGTGAACGACACAAAAGCCGCAAATTAATAACTGAA TATTATAGCAAAGCATGTCCCAGGGCTGCACGTTGGTTGGCCTTGGAGGATGACACCAAGACATTGATACTGGACACCATAAATGGGATGCGCGATAAGGTGGCACATGGTGGATTCGATGCCTTTCTGCCCGCCATTCGCATGGCCTCCGTGCAGTGGGACGACGAGTTGGCGTACATAGCCAAGCACAATGTGCTCAAATGTCGATTGCATCGCGACCATTGTCGCAATACCGCCAGGTACAAGAATGTTGGACAGACGGTTGCCTTTCGTGAAGTGCGTCCCGGGAGAGGTGACACGACCGATAAAGCCATTGTTCGTATGATCCAATTGTGGTTCAAAGAGCACGAAGTAGCAACAATGGCCGATATGGAAGCGTATAAAGGCAGACATGG AAGACGCTCGTCAGCCAAGGAGCGACGAATTGAGATCATCACCAGTAACCACGAAGTAGACGTTGAGGTCATACCAGAAAAGTACCAACAAATGGAGCGAATGGTTCGACGATCCAATCGCTTAAGAAGTGCCAAGCGCAAACATGGTGCATCTCATCATGCACATCATCGGAGAGCAAAGCATTAA
- the LOC133838890 gene encoding LOW QUALITY PROTEIN: E3 ubiquitin-protein ligase Godzilla (The sequence of the model RefSeq protein was modified relative to this genomic sequence to represent the inferred CDS: deleted 2 bases in 2 codons) gives MARNRCTPVQLALLGLCLICHQTLLEGHVLVYRRTTSQLIEEFNDLPSSFGPSISGNSLRVFVVPQDTNNPYACTHLKPPPRTGYPTGAKFVAIISRGGDCTYEQKVRVAQNASFFAVIIYNNEGDELQQMTANNSTGIHISSVFVGLTTGKTLLSFSSPEVVLIINDELPFNINTQLILPFSILIGLCFLTMIIYMIYKCIREQRRLRRYRLPKSMLKKLPVLRYTKNNTNIKYETCVICLDDFVEDDKLRVLPCSHPYHTHCIDPWLTENRRVCPICKRKVFTKGETRASRNRQPSLDSVTDTDDDTTPLLQQQPQTATAAAAAAVAAGASGSNSASINSTGITRHGTFRHGDVARNNSTSEAVDYHSSDDENALLEATTQANTSSASQRRVNPFDRAPNLPAHLADHLNEPRESLWTRLNFSFLFRRQPLGISVAAPPYLENVESGTSVVRGLEETATSAAMPTPTSNNILNPNLSGSFKDDDDMPPHRSIYEPIAINTPATEHGTSAGADESAFLQTPTQGGIGVAALPHGADDRQFLI, from the exons ATGGCCAGGAATCGTTGTACCCCAGTGCAGTTGGCATTGCTTGGTCTCTGCCTGATTTGCCACCAAACACTGCTCGAGGGCCATGTGCTCGTCTACAGACGTACCACAAGTCAG TTGATTGAGGAGTTCAATGATTTGCCATCCAGTTTCGGTCCATCTATATCGGGCAACAGTCTGCGAGTGTTTGTGGTGCCACAGGATACAAATAATCCGTATGCTTGTACGCATCTAAAACCGCCACCCCGTACTGGGTATCCAACGGGTGCCAAATTCGTGGCCATTATATCACG CGGCGGAGATTGTACATATGAGCAAAAGGTGCGTGTGGCACAAAAtgcttca ttttttgctgtgaTCATCTACAACAATGAAGGCGACGAATTGC AACAAATGACAGCCAATAATAGCACCGGCATACATATATCCTCCGTTTTTGTGGGTCTAACCACGGGCAAGACACTGCTATCGTTCTCTTCGCCCGAGGTGGTGCTAATCATCAACGACGAACTGCCCTTCAATATCAACACACAGCTGATATTGCCATTTTCCATACTGATTGGCCTCTGTTTTCTTACCATG ATTATCTATATGATATACAAGTGTATAAGGGAGCAGCGGCGTCTGCGTCGTTATCGTTTACCAAAGAGCATGCTGAAGAAGCTGCCAGTGCTGCGCTACACG AAAAACAATACGAATATCAAGTATGAGACCTGTGTCATTTGTCTCGATGACTTTGTCGAGGATGACAAGCTGCGTGTGTTGCCCTGCTCGCATC CTTATCACACGCATTGTATTGATCCCTGGTTAACTGAGAACCGTCGTGTGTGCCCCATATGCAAGCGGAAGGTTTTTACGAAGGGCGAAACTCGTGCGAGTCGGAATCGACAGCCTTCTTTAGATAGCGTCACCGATACTGATGATGACACCACAccgctgctgcaacagcagccacaaacagcaactgcagctgctgctgccgccgtcgCTGCTGGCGCCAGTGGGAGCAACAGCGCTAGCATCAATTCGACTGGCATCACAAGACACGGCACATTTCGTCACGGCGATGTTGCGCGCAACAACTCAACTTCTGAGGCGGTCGATTATCACAGCTCAGATGATGAAAATG CGCTGCTGGAAGCCACGACACAGGCTAATACATCGTCAGCATCCCAACGACGTGTCAATCCATTCGATCGGGCTCCGAATTTGCCCGCTCATTTGGCGGATCACTTGAATGAGCCAAGGGAGAGCCTATGGACGCGTCTCAACTTCAG CTTCCTATTCCGTCGTCAGCCCCTTGGCATTAGTGTTGCAGCGCCGCCGTATCTGGAAAACGTGGAGTCTGGCACCAGTGTTGTACGCGGCTTGGAGGAAACTGCCACAAGTGCTGCGATGCCCACGCCCACATCAAACAACATCCTCAATCCGAATTTAAGCGGCTCCTTCAAAGATGATGACGATATGCCACCGCATCGTTCAATTTACGAACCTATCGCAATCAATACGCCAGCCACCGAGCATGGCACATCTGCGGGGGCAGATGAATCAGCGTTTCTACAAACGCCCACACAGGGCGGCATTGGAGTAGCCGCGTTGCCGCATGGCGCCGATGATCGCCAGTTTCTCATATGA
- the LOC133838889 gene encoding LOW QUALITY PROTEIN: general transcription factor IIF subunit 1 (The sequence of the model RefSeq protein was modified relative to this genomic sequence to represent the inferred CDS: deleted 1 base in 1 codon), with the protein MSSATKSTSSNSGNNGSTTSSTASQSATAGSAASAAAASSSSSASVQEFKIRVPKMRKKHHVMRFNATLNVDFAQWRNVKLERENNMKEFRGIDEEQPKFGAGSEYNRDQREEARRKKFGIIARKYRPDAQPWILKVGGKTGEKFKGIREGGVGENAAFYVFTHAPDGAIEAYPLNEWYNFQPIQRYKSLSAEEAEQEFGRRKKVMNYFSLMLRKRLRGDEEEEQDPEEVKLLKAATKKSKELKITDMDEWIDSEDESDSEDEEEKKKKEQEDSDDGGAGKKGKGKGKKGADKKKKKRDVDDEAFEESDDGDEEGREMDYDTSSSEDEPDPESKMVKDMKGVAEEDALRKLLTSDEEEDEEKKSDESDKEEGDEKKKKEKNKDEASKDKKKKKHSKDDKKASKANGSDSSTDLSSDSTDSEDDLSNGPIKKKPNKDKEKEKESSAHKAIASGSQTNKSRSATPTLSNDANKRKMMNSLPSDLTGSDTSNSPNSTPAKRPKSELSNSLPSSFAGVVSNKVEDYGITEEAVRRYLKRKPLTATELLTKFKNKKTGVSSDRLVETMTKILKKINPVKHTIQGKMYLWINSS; encoded by the exons ATGTCGAGTGCAACAAAATCGACA TCCTCAAACAGTGGAAATAATGGAAGTACCACGTCCTCAACTGCATCGCAATCGGCAACCGCTGGATCAGCTgcatcggcagcagcagcgtctaGTAGCTCGTCGGCTAGTGTGCAGGAATTCAAGATTCGAGTGCCCAAGATGCGCAAGAAGCATCATGTGATGCGCTTCAATGCAACACTTAATGTGGATTTCGCCCAGTGGCGTAATGTAAAGTTGGAGCGTGAGAATAATATGAAAGAGTTTCGTGGCATCGACGAGGAGCAACCGAAATTTGGTGCTGGCTCCGAATACAATCGCGATCAACGCGAGGAGGCGCGTCGCAAGAAGTTCGGTATCATTGCACGCAAATACCGTCCAGACGCTCAGCCCTGGATATTGAAAGTGGGCGGCAAGACTGGCGAAAAGTTCAAGGGCATTCGCGAGGGAGGCGTTGGCGAGAACGCTGCATTCTATGTGTTTACCCATGCACCTGACGGTGCCATAGAGGCGTATCCATTGAATGAATGGTATAACTTTCAGCCCATTCAGCGTTACAAGTCGCTGTCCGCGGAGGAAGCCGAACAGGAGTTTGGGCGCCGTAAGAAGGTTATGAATTATTTCTCTCTCATGTTGCGCAAACGTTTGCGCGGCGACGAGGAGGAAGAACAAGATCCGGAAGAGGTTAAACTGCTTAAAGCAGCCACCAAAAAGTCGAAGGAACTGAAGATTACTGATATGGATGAATGGATCGATTCTGAGGATGAATCCGATTCCGAGGATGAGGaggaaaagaagaagaaagagcaGGAGGACAGTGATGATGGAGGGGCGGGGAAAAAAGGTAAGGGCAAGGGTAAAAAGGGTGCcgacaaaaagaagaagaaacgtGATGTGGACGATGAAGCGTTTGAAGAGTCTGATGACGGTGATGAGGAGGGCCGTGAAATGGACTACGACACCAGCTCAAGTGAAGA TGAACCGGATCCAGAGTCCAAGATGGTCAAGGATATGAAAGGTGTGGCCGAGGAGGATGCCTTACGCAAATTGCTTACTTCCGACGAGGAAGAGGATGAGGAGAAGAAATCAGATGAGTCCGACAAGGAGGAAGGAGAtgagaaaaagaagaaggagaagaacaAGGATGAAGCCAGCAAGgacaagaagaaaaagaagcacTCCAAGGACGATAAGAAGGCATCCAAAGCAAATGGCAGCGACAGCTCAACGGATCTCAGTTCCGATAGCACCGATTCTGAAGATGATCTCAGCAATGGGCCGATTAAAAAGAAACCGAACAAAGacaaggagaaagagaaagagagcagcGCTCACAAAGCGATTGCCAGTGGCagccaaacaaataaatcacgCTCGGCAACGCCAACGCTCTCGAATGATGCCAACAAACGCAAGATGATGAACAGCTTGCCCAGTGATCTAACTGGCTCCGATACAAGCAACAGTCCCAACAGCACACCGGCCAAGCGTCCGAAGAGCGAGCTTAGCAACTCGTTGCCATCTTCCTTTGCTGGTGTTGTTAGCAACAAAGTAGA GGACTACGGTATTACCGAGGAGGCTGTGCGTCGTTATCTCAAGCGTAAACCGTTAACTGCAACAGAGCTGCTGacgaaattcaaaaataaaaagactgGTGTCTCGAGTGATCGTCTGGTTGAGACAATGACCAAGATATTGAAGAAAATCAATCCTGTTAAGCACACCATACAG gggaaaatgtatttatggaTCAATTCTTCTTAA